One window of the Candidozyma auris chromosome 6, complete sequence genome contains the following:
- a CDS encoding putative ATP-dependent kinase: MNSQISSHIEQLLTQATHKPLIVGISGPQGSGKSYLVTHLLDHFHTTQPNLKVAGFSIDDFYLPHDKQAEVTANARNEGNWVLQGRGLPGTHDVELLQEVLAKLRAKQPVAVPKYDKSAFNGEGDRLPQSEWEKFDGAVDLVLLEGWFTGFRALEPGTFTTAYFTNWPSSLVQKHKFYHLQEVNERLEEFHSVWDSFDYFVFFDTDSTDNVYAWRQEQEDELIAKKGTGMTKEQVRAFVDRYMPMYVLYYWRLCREGTAKKGKNLKVRIDEKREVLSIEVV, encoded by the coding sequence ATGAATTCTCAAATCTCAAGTCATATCGAGCAATTGCTTACTCAGGCCACCCACAAACCGCTCATTGTGGGAATCAGCGGCCCACAAGGTTCAGGCAAGTCTTACCTCGTGACCCACCTCCTTGATCATTTCCATACAACCCAGCCCAACTTAAAGGTAGCTGGCTTCCTGATAGACGATTTTTATCTTCCTCATGATAAGCAAGCTGAAGTGACTGCCAATGCCAGAAATGAAGGCAATTGGGTGCTTCAGGGCAGAGGGTTGCCTGGCACACATGATGTGgagcttttgcaagagGTACTTGCGAAGCTTCGGGCAAAACAGCCAGTAGCGGTTCCCAAATACGATAAAAGTGCATTTAATGGCGAGGGAGACAGGTTACCACAGTCCGAATGGGAGAAGTTTGACGGTGCCGTGGATTTGGTGCTTTTAGAAGGATGGTTCACTGGATTCAGAGCTCTAGAGCCAGGCACGTTCACTACAGCATATTTCACCAACTGGCCCAGCAGCTTGGTTCAAAAGCATAAATTttatcatcttcaggaGGTGAACGAGCGACTCGAGGAGTTCCACCTGGTGTGGGATTCGTTCGACTACTTTGTATTCTTCGATACAGATTCCACTGATAACGTATATGCATGGAGACAGGAGCAAGAGGACGAGTTGATAGCAAAGAAGGGCACCGGAATGACCAAGGAACAGGTCAGGGCGTTTGTAGATCGTTACATGCCGATGTACGTGCTTTACTACTGGAGGTTGTGTCGTGAGGGAACAGCCAAGAAGGGGAAGAATCTCAAAGTAAGGATCGacgagaaaagagaagtcTTGAGCATTGAGGTGGTGTAA
- the PRE3 gene encoding proteasome core particle subunit beta 1, translating to MNGVSVDINHLKKGEVNLGTSIMAVTFKDGVILGADSRTTTGTYIANRVSDKLTQIHDTIYCCRSGSAADTQAVADIVKYHLQLYSSQLPPGEKPTTQVAASVFQEMCYNNKDMLTAGIICAGYDKKNKGKVYSIPIGGSIHEQQYAIAGSGSTFIYGWCNENWKPDMEKDECIQFIKTALGEAIKWDGSSGGVVRMVILTESGVERLIFYPEDYQK from the coding sequence ATGAACGGAGTGTCTGTGGATATCAACCACTTGAAAAAAGGCGAGGTGAACCTCGGGACGTCGATCATGGCTGTCACGTTTAAAGACGGCGTGATCTTGGGAGCTGACTCCAGAACCACCACCGGCACATACATCGCCAACAGAGTGTCGGATAAGTTGACTCAGATTCACGATACCATCTACTGTTGTCGTTCTGGATCTGCTGCTGACACGCAGGCGGTGGCTGACATTGTCAAGTATCACTTGCAGCTTTATTCGTCGCAATTGCCTCCAGGGGAGAAACCCACCACCCAAGTGGCAGCGTCCGTTTTTCAGGAGATGTgctacaacaacaaggataTGTTGACGGCAGGAATCATCTGTGCTGGCTACGATAAGAAAAATAAAGGTAAAGTGTACTCGATCCCCATTGGCGGGTCTATCCACGAGCAGCAGTATGCCATTGCCGGTTCAGGGTCTACGTTCATCTACGGTTGGTGTAACGAGAACTGGAAGCCAGACATGGAGAAGGACGAATGCATACAATTTATCAAGACGGCATTGGGCGAGGCCATCAAGTGGGACGGCTCCTCCGGTGGTGTGGTGAGAATGGTGATCTTGACTGAAAGCGGCGTGGAGCGCTTGATCTTCTACCCCGAGGACTACCAGAAATAG